A single genomic interval of Terriglobus albidus harbors:
- a CDS encoding EamA family transporter, with protein sequence MQALLQSNAIFGLLAAIFWGGGDFCGGLASKHSGGTVPAALRVVLLSHTISMTAVCLIAWSLGDPIPGRTAILWGLVAGVANGLALAIFYVSLSGGAMGAAAAISGLLAAALPAVISAFTEGSPGWRRYLGFLLAAVAIWFIAGVEGEHELAEAAHAHAKRSTWLALAAGLGFGIFFTAIKWAGEGSKGVLLPMATTRVGSLATCAITLALISAAGRRRGAPAGGLTLPRKSVYWVLAGCVVDTSGNLFYIAATQAGRLDVAAVLGSLYPASTIILASRILKERTTGRQNLGFAIAVAAAVLITL encoded by the coding sequence ATGCAAGCTCTCCTCCAATCGAATGCCATCTTCGGTCTGCTGGCCGCCATCTTCTGGGGCGGCGGAGACTTCTGCGGCGGTCTGGCCTCGAAACACTCCGGCGGAACCGTGCCCGCGGCCCTGCGGGTGGTCTTGCTGTCGCACACCATCTCCATGACGGCAGTCTGCCTGATCGCGTGGTCCCTGGGCGACCCAATTCCGGGCAGGACTGCGATTCTGTGGGGCCTTGTTGCGGGCGTAGCCAACGGCCTGGCGCTGGCGATCTTCTACGTCTCGCTCTCAGGCGGAGCGATGGGTGCGGCGGCGGCAATCAGCGGGCTGCTGGCTGCGGCGCTGCCGGCGGTGATCTCGGCCTTTACAGAGGGATCGCCGGGCTGGCGCCGGTATCTGGGCTTCCTGCTGGCCGCGGTGGCGATCTGGTTCATTGCCGGGGTGGAAGGCGAGCACGAGTTGGCTGAGGCGGCGCATGCCCATGCCAAGCGGTCGACCTGGCTGGCGTTGGCTGCCGGCCTGGGTTTCGGCATCTTTTTTACGGCAATCAAGTGGGCCGGAGAAGGAAGCAAAGGGGTTCTGCTGCCGATGGCCACCACCCGTGTGGGATCGCTGGCAACCTGCGCCATCACCCTTGCCCTGATCAGCGCCGCCGGACGCCGCAGGGGAGCACCTGCGGGCGGGCTTACGCTCCCGCGGAAATCGGTTTACTGGGTACTGGCGGGGTGCGTCGTCGATACCTCCGGCAACCTGTTCTATATCGCGGCGACGCAGGCGGGACGGCTGGATGTGGCGGCCGTGCTGGGGTCACTCTACCCGGCGTCCACCATTATTCTGGCCAGCCGGATCCTGAAAGAACGCACCACAGGGCGGCAGAATCTTGGCTTCGCGATCGCGGTGGCTGCGGCGGTGCTGATTACGCTGTAA
- a CDS encoding methylated-DNA--[protein]-cysteine S-methyltransferase has protein sequence MKKLYSSVFQTPLGLMIAMAEDNGLVLLEFYDRPALPTEEHELQKRYGYTILPGRTPHHDAIEREIAEYFACTLQEFTVPLITPGTSFQLRVWNALRQVPYGTTASYGELAIAAGTTMGASRAVGAANGQNRLAVVIPCHRVIGADGSLTGYGGGKHRKEALLRLERATRFDGPPAEQALLFPE, from the coding sequence ATGAAGAAGCTCTACTCCAGCGTCTTTCAGACTCCGCTCGGACTGATGATCGCCATGGCCGAAGACAACGGTCTTGTGCTGCTGGAGTTCTACGACCGCCCCGCCCTGCCTACCGAAGAGCACGAGTTGCAGAAGCGCTATGGCTATACCATTCTGCCGGGACGGACGCCACATCACGATGCCATTGAGCGGGAGATAGCGGAGTACTTCGCCTGTACCCTGCAGGAGTTCACCGTGCCTCTTATCACTCCAGGCACAAGCTTTCAGCTTCGCGTGTGGAATGCCTTGCGGCAGGTTCCCTACGGCACAACCGCCAGCTACGGTGAGCTTGCAATTGCTGCCGGTACGACGATGGGCGCCTCGCGTGCGGTGGGTGCGGCCAACGGACAGAACCGCCTGGCCGTCGTGATTCCGTGCCATCGAGTGATTGGCGCCGATGGCTCGCTGACCGGCTATGGCGGCGGAAAGCATCGCAAGGAGGCGCTGTTGAGGCTGGAGCGTGCGACCAGGTTCGATGGTCCCCCGGCGGAGCAGGCGTTGTTATTTCCGGAGTAG
- a CDS encoding VWA domain-containing protein — protein sequence MARLTWCVAAVLSVACASALAQEAPSPGGAPPMSSAPSAAQEVTDAQPTLRVNVNLVNTYFSVRDKNGFITDLTKDACTVREDGNPQTIKNFTTEKSLPLTIGILLDTSGSMERMLPMEQDAGSEFLKDVLTPKDEAFLITFDVNVDLLADYTNNQRELDHQIRKARINTSSSSGGIPGIGGGPVPTSNPRGTLLYDAVYLAAHDKLRPEAGRKVIVMLTDGVDQGSQETLKSSIETAQKANAIVYVILVEDRSFYSNGGIAFGGGGGGYMKKLAEESGGRMIDVGSNGKKLKDAFTQISDELRTQYLMSYTSTNLKLDGTFRKQEIECGKGLKVQARRGYYAIDEAAKD from the coding sequence ATGGCGCGATTGACGTGGTGTGTTGCAGCAGTGTTAAGCGTGGCATGCGCCTCGGCGCTCGCCCAGGAGGCTCCGTCCCCTGGTGGTGCTCCGCCCATGAGCTCTGCCCCCAGCGCGGCACAAGAGGTCACTGACGCCCAACCCACCCTTCGGGTGAACGTCAACCTGGTCAATACCTACTTCTCCGTCCGCGACAAGAACGGATTCATTACCGACCTGACCAAGGACGCCTGCACCGTTCGCGAAGACGGAAATCCGCAGACCATCAAGAACTTCACCACCGAAAAGAGCCTTCCGCTGACGATCGGCATCCTGCTCGACACCTCGGGCAGCATGGAACGCATGCTGCCGATGGAACAGGATGCCGGCTCGGAGTTTCTGAAAGACGTACTCACTCCGAAGGACGAAGCCTTCCTCATTACCTTCGACGTGAATGTCGATCTGCTGGCCGACTACACCAACAATCAACGCGAACTCGACCACCAGATCCGCAAGGCCCGCATCAACACCTCGTCTTCCTCCGGCGGCATCCCCGGCATCGGCGGCGGCCCGGTACCCACCAGCAATCCGCGCGGAACATTGCTCTATGACGCGGTCTACCTGGCGGCACACGATAAGCTGCGCCCCGAGGCAGGCCGTAAGGTGATCGTCATGCTGACCGACGGTGTCGACCAGGGCAGCCAGGAGACGCTGAAGTCCTCCATCGAGACGGCACAGAAGGCTAACGCCATCGTCTACGTCATCCTGGTGGAAGACCGCAGCTTCTACTCCAACGGCGGCATCGCGTTTGGCGGCGGTGGCGGCGGCTACATGAAGAAGCTGGCGGAAGAGAGTGGCGGCCGCATGATCGATGTCGGCTCTAACGGCAAGAAGCTGAAAGATGCGTTTACCCAGATCAGCGACGAACTCCGTACGCAATACCTGATGAGCTATACGTCTACCAACCTGAAGCTCGACGGCACCTTCCGCAAGCAGGAGATCGAGTGCGGCAAGGGCCTGAAGGTCCAGGCACGCCGCGGCTACTACGCGATCGACGAAGCGGCGAAGGATTAG
- a CDS encoding VWA domain-containing protein, producing the protein MKLGLMAGVMAVALAGQQSATQSAQQQAIPDAPSAAPSPIFSGIAPGKGTVPDAPKPANENQIPQAAKPAVPDDNPGPPPDLPAPGEAPQYILRTNVNFVQVPFTVKDKKGNLVYGLTWRDVRVYENNLRQDPKVFLVDPLPLSIALVIDQSLPYNVMEKVNSSLGALPGAFTPQDEVAVFTYNNGTKKQTDFTGSQSARLPAILERSKSKGREVDLYDNSGPLAQTTTINGRQFDANTSPRRNQQGMTLTIPKEQHTLNDAILAAAEELSTRPKDRRRMIYVISDGKEYGSNAKFAEVRRYLQTNQISVWGTLVGDSAAWGLGWIEKFHMPLMMQDNILPKYVNSTGGTLYSEWRQRAIEDSFAEIGRTMRAQYTIGYYSKNFMDGKYRSIEVRVLRPNLTVTAKEGFIPSLRDARENTPTRVR; encoded by the coding sequence GTGAAACTGGGACTTATGGCAGGCGTCATGGCGGTTGCCCTGGCGGGGCAACAGTCGGCGACGCAATCGGCACAGCAGCAGGCCATCCCGGACGCTCCTTCGGCCGCGCCCTCACCGATCTTTTCGGGCATTGCGCCCGGCAAAGGCACGGTGCCTGACGCCCCCAAGCCGGCGAATGAAAACCAGATTCCACAGGCCGCAAAGCCAGCCGTTCCGGACGACAATCCAGGCCCCCCGCCGGATCTTCCAGCGCCCGGGGAGGCTCCGCAGTACATTCTGCGTACGAACGTCAACTTCGTGCAGGTGCCCTTCACCGTCAAAGACAAAAAGGGAAATCTGGTCTACGGCCTGACCTGGCGCGACGTCCGCGTCTATGAGAACAATCTCCGCCAGGACCCGAAGGTCTTTCTTGTGGATCCGTTGCCACTCTCCATCGCCCTGGTGATCGACCAGAGCCTGCCGTACAACGTGATGGAGAAAGTGAACTCATCGCTCGGAGCCCTTCCCGGCGCCTTCACCCCGCAGGATGAAGTAGCCGTCTTTACGTACAACAACGGCACCAAGAAGCAGACGGACTTTACCGGATCACAGTCGGCGCGTCTCCCCGCAATTCTGGAGCGCTCGAAGTCGAAGGGCCGCGAGGTGGATCTCTACGACAACAGCGGCCCTCTGGCGCAGACCACCACGATCAACGGCCGCCAGTTCGACGCCAACACCTCGCCGCGCCGCAACCAGCAGGGCATGACGCTGACCATTCCGAAGGAACAGCACACCCTCAATGACGCGATCTTGGCCGCGGCAGAGGAGTTGTCGACGCGTCCGAAGGACCGCCGCCGGATGATCTATGTCATCTCTGACGGCAAGGAGTATGGCTCCAACGCCAAGTTCGCCGAGGTTCGCCGCTATCTGCAGACCAACCAGATCTCGGTCTGGGGCACGCTGGTAGGCGATTCTGCCGCCTGGGGCCTTGGTTGGATAGAGAAGTTCCACATGCCGCTGATGATGCAGGACAACATCCTGCCGAAGTACGTCAATTCCACCGGCGGTACGCTGTACTCCGAGTGGCGGCAGCGCGCCATTGAAGACAGCTTTGCCGAGATCGGCCGCACCATGCGTGCGCAATACACGATCGGCTATTACAGCAAGAACTTCATGGATGGGAAATACCGCTCCATCGAAGTGCGCGTGTTGCGCCCGAACTTGACCGTCACCGCGAAGGAAGGTTTCATCCCGAGCCTCCGCGATGCCCGGGAGAACACTCCGACCCGCGTCCGATAA
- a CDS encoding isoprenyl transferase yields MAIYRTLDPARIPEHVAIIMDGNGRWAGKRLLKRFFGHKQGAESVQFVVETATRINLPWLTLYAFSIENNLRRPKSEVNFLMKLLKSYLVSNLKRMNDNNVRMNYIGRLSELPAEVQESMLWAQEQTAKNTGTTLTLALNYGSRSEIVDSCRAILRDAIAAGKTGEELLNAINEETIGPRLYTGQMPDPDLLVRTSGEMRISNFLLWQIAYSEIFVTPRLWPDFRGAHLLEAIAAYQGRERRYGGLGDSTTDEEALQGTAAEAEALVK; encoded by the coding sequence ATGGCAATCTACCGCACGCTGGACCCCGCCCGTATTCCTGAGCACGTTGCGATCATCATGGACGGCAATGGACGCTGGGCCGGTAAACGGCTGTTAAAGCGATTCTTCGGCCACAAGCAAGGTGCCGAATCCGTGCAGTTTGTCGTCGAAACGGCGACGCGCATCAACCTGCCCTGGTTGACGCTCTATGCCTTCTCTATCGAGAACAACCTCCGCCGGCCGAAGTCGGAGGTCAACTTCCTGATGAAGCTACTGAAGAGCTATCTGGTCTCGAACCTGAAGCGGATGAACGACAACAACGTCCGCATGAACTATATCGGCCGCCTTTCCGAGCTTCCTGCCGAGGTGCAGGAGAGCATGCTGTGGGCGCAGGAGCAGACAGCGAAGAACACCGGCACCACACTGACCCTGGCGTTGAACTACGGCTCACGCTCAGAGATTGTGGATAGCTGCCGCGCCATTCTGCGTGATGCCATTGCCGCCGGCAAGACCGGCGAAGAGCTGCTCAACGCCATCAACGAAGAGACGATCGGACCTCGGCTGTACACCGGCCAGATGCCTGACCCTGATCTGCTGGTACGCACCTCGGGCGAGATGCGCATCTCGAACTTCCTTCTATGGCAGATCGCTTATTCAGAGATCTTCGTGACGCCACGCCTATGGCCTGACTTCCGCGGAGCGCACCTGCTGGAAGCTATCGCTGCCTACCAGGGACGCGAACGCCGCTATGGTGGTCTGGGCGATTCCACGACCGATGAAGAAGCGCTTCAGGGAACGGCGGCTGAAGCCGAAGCACTTGTGAAGTAG